Within Defluviitalea raffinosedens, the genomic segment CATAGTAAGGATGAATTAGGGGATTTATCGAAATCAATATCCACATTAATTTATTCTTTAAGGGATATTGTTAAAAGATTAACTCAATTAACGACGAGTTTGACCAATTCATCCCATGTTATGATGGATAGTTCCAATGAAGTTTCTGACTCTATGAACGAAATAAGTAACATCATATCTGATATTGCTAAGGGGGCATATGAACAAGCAGAGGATTCTAAACAACTTATGCAAGAAATTAATGTCTTAGGAGATGTGCTTCATAAAAGTACATCCAGTGCCAATGAACTCTCAAAGGCGAGCTTAGAGATCAAAGCGGCAACAGAAGAGGGGTTAAAAAGTGTCAATCAGCTTGAAGCAATAACCATAAAAAATGGGGAGTCTTTTCAATCGATTTTTGACAGCATTAAGATTACCCATGTCAATGCAGGTAAAATCAGTGAAGCCAGTGAATTGATTTCAGATATTGCCAGAAAGACAAAACTTTTATCATTAAATGCTACTATAGAGGCAGCCAGAGCAGGGGAATCAGGAAAAGGATTTGCTGTTGTTGCAGATGAAATAAGAAAGTTATCCGAGCAGTCAGAACAATCCATTGAGATGATACGAGGAATCTTAGAGCAACTTAAAAGCAATATCAATAGCATCAATCAACAGAGTGTTATTGCAAAAAATGCAGTTATGGCTCAGACAGCCAGTGTAAACGATACAAAGGATAAATATTTTGTGATTGTAGATACATTAAACAAAATAAATACAGAAATAAAGAATTTAGAGATGGTGACAAAAGATGTAGAGCATAGTCGTTCTGTGGTTTCTGATATTGGAATCAGGGTATCCAATATTTCTGAAGAGTATGCGGCAAGTACAGAAGAAACTTCTGCTATGACAGAGGGAATTTTAAAGGCTATGATGGATGTTAACCACATTGGGCAGGAATTAGATCACTTTGTCCTGGAATTAAAAGATTTGATTGGCAAGTTCAAGTTGCCGATGGAATTAGAAAATTAAGGAAAGGGCGGTATAATGTTAAAAGTATTTCTGGTTGAAGATGAGTTCGTTGTGAGAGAAGGTATAAAAAATAATATTGATTGGGCTGGAGAAGGATTTTTATTTTGCGGAGAAGCACCGGATGGTGAGATTGCT encodes:
- a CDS encoding methyl-accepting chemotaxis protein, giving the protein MNYLRNCKVSTKLFLMVLPTVVIAVFYLYQIACQSQKISAITKKTYYDEVYVNTRLILNAERAFYEATIAEKTLALSGDELDADARSSLLREYNFKKGKVLEEVEKAIANVNSNPNFIDFKFSGPKYTIYELYNAFQSGFQDWEAAYNPETGEGDIKAKEEAFEYASDFLNYMTDILDEYSIYVEQNIEKSVKDTVIESAIILIILILLVVLLAVFVIQYLRKHILKLTDNMNALSKNDLSFKPHMIHSKDELGDLSKSISTLIYSLRDIVKRLTQLTTSLTNSSHVMMDSSNEVSDSMNEISNIISDIAKGAYEQAEDSKQLMQEINVLGDVLHKSTSSANELSKASLEIKAATEEGLKSVNQLEAITIKNGESFQSIFDSIKITHVNAGKISEASELISDIARKTKLLSLNATIEAARAGESGKGFAVVADEIRKLSEQSEQSIEMIRGILEQLKSNINSINQQSVIAKNAVMAQTASVNDTKDKYFVIVDTLNKINTEIKNLEMVTKDVEHSRSVVSDIGIRVSNISEEYAASTEETSAMTEGILKAMMDVNHIGQELDHFVLELKDLIGKFKLPMELEN